In Kitasatospora sp. NA04385, a single genomic region encodes these proteins:
- a CDS encoding AfsR/SARP family transcriptional regulator, with protein MSAPRQRVVMAALLLNANRVISVDRIAEYVWDGAPPPSAAATVRTYVMRLRQSLGEIASARILTRAPGYLLELAEHESDLGQFTAHRRRAAELAERGDLEGSSAELAGALALWREEPLADIPSQTLRDVEGRYLQELRLQTMELRFDAELALLRHAEVVPQLVRLVRKHPLREALVGKLMLALFRSGRQSEALDLYRRTRVLLVEQLGAEPSADLREVHRQILSAHDRPRTPGPLEQPAPAAEAAPGPAAAAARERSRPVPAQLPSVPLPLSARSGALTRLRHFLTTGAMPAGMVATAVVTGRGGVGKSALALHAAHAVRGSSVDGQLYADLGGAAQPLAARAVLPRFLADLGVPRHEIPEETSERESLYRSLTAGREVLVVLDNASSTAQVRPLIPGSGGSRLLVTSRRRLTELEGARTLQLGPLDEAGSMELLGSIVGPARIGAEPQAARAVLSACAGLPLAIRIAGIRLLERPRWSIGHFARRLTEAPRLLDELRAGDLDVRPCLDADHAGLRRGAPTGVDPAEVFTALGAVGASSVSGSRVAVMCGCSEEQAEEALDALLEANLLGAPVGGRYQLDALLRAYAHERAQADAGRRHDHPFMRAG; from the coding sequence GTGTCGGCGCCGAGGCAGCGCGTGGTCATGGCAGCGCTCCTCCTCAACGCCAACCGGGTCATCTCGGTCGACCGGATCGCCGAGTACGTCTGGGACGGCGCGCCGCCGCCGAGTGCCGCCGCGACCGTCCGCACCTACGTGATGCGCCTGCGGCAGTCGCTGGGCGAGATCGCCTCCGCCCGGATCCTCACCCGGGCGCCCGGGTACCTCCTCGAACTCGCCGAGCACGAGAGCGATCTCGGGCAGTTCACCGCCCACCGCCGGCGCGCGGCGGAGCTGGCCGAGCGCGGAGACCTGGAGGGCTCCTCCGCCGAGCTGGCCGGGGCGCTCGCCCTGTGGCGCGAGGAGCCGCTGGCGGACATCCCCTCGCAGACGCTGCGCGACGTGGAGGGCCGCTACCTCCAGGAGCTGCGCCTGCAGACGATGGAGCTGCGGTTCGACGCGGAGCTGGCGCTGCTGCGGCACGCCGAGGTGGTGCCGCAGCTGGTGCGGCTGGTGCGCAAGCACCCCCTGCGGGAGGCCCTGGTGGGCAAGTTGATGCTGGCGCTGTTCCGCTCGGGACGGCAGTCGGAGGCCCTGGACCTCTACCGCCGCACCCGGGTCCTGCTCGTCGAGCAGCTCGGCGCCGAACCCAGCGCCGACCTGCGCGAGGTCCACCGGCAGATCCTCTCGGCCCACGACCGGCCCCGCACGCCCGGCCCGCTGGAGCAGCCCGCACCGGCCGCCGAGGCGGCTCCCGGGCCGGCGGCGGCCGCCGCCCGGGAGAGGTCCCGACCGGTTCCGGCGCAGCTGCCCTCGGTGCCGCTGCCGCTGTCGGCCCGCTCCGGCGCGCTGACCCGGCTGCGGCACTTCCTCACCACCGGCGCGATGCCCGCGGGCATGGTGGCGACGGCGGTGGTGACCGGCCGGGGCGGGGTCGGCAAGAGCGCGCTGGCCCTGCACGCGGCGCACGCCGTGCGCGGTTCCTCGGTGGACGGCCAGCTCTACGCGGACCTCGGCGGGGCGGCGCAGCCGCTGGCCGCCCGGGCGGTCCTGCCGCGGTTCCTGGCGGACCTCGGGGTGCCCCGGCACGAGATACCCGAGGAGACCTCGGAGCGGGAGAGCCTCTACCGCTCGCTCACCGCGGGCCGCGAGGTGCTGGTGGTGCTCGACAACGCCTCCAGCACCGCGCAGGTGCGGCCGCTGATACCGGGCAGCGGGGGCAGCAGGCTGCTGGTGACCAGTCGGCGGCGGCTGACCGAGCTGGAGGGGGCGCGCACCCTCCAACTCGGCCCGCTGGACGAGGCCGGGTCGATGGAACTGCTGGGCAGCATCGTCGGCCCGGCCAGGATCGGCGCCGAACCGCAGGCGGCCCGCGCGGTGCTGTCGGCCTGCGCGGGCCTGCCGCTGGCGATCCGGATCGCGGGCATCCGGCTGCTGGAACGCCCGCGCTGGAGCATCGGGCACTTCGCCCGGCGGCTCACCGAGGCCCCGCGGCTGCTGGACGAACTGCGCGCGGGCGACCTGGACGTCCGGCCCTGCCTCGACGCGGACCACGCCGGGCTGCGGCGGGGCGCTCCGACCGGGGTCGACCCGGCCGAGGTGTTCACCGCGCTGGGGGCCGTCGGGGCGTCCTCGGTCTCCGGGAGCCGGGTCGCGGTGATGTGCGGCTGCTCCGAGGAGCAGGCCGAGGAGGCGCTGGACGCCCTGCTGGAGGCGAACCTGCTGGGCGCGCCGGTCGGGGGCCGCTACCAGCTGGACGCGCTGCTGCGGGCCTACGCCCACGAGCGGGCGCAGGCGGACGCCGGGCGGCGGCACGACCACCCGTTCATGCGCGCCGGGTGA
- a CDS encoding O-methyltransferase — translation MADQTTVTPDLLAYVREVSLRDDDLLRELRETTAGLPGGTAMQVMAEEGQLLALLVGLTGARTVLEVGTFTGYSTLCMARALPADGVLVSCDIEERWPAIGADFWKRDGVDARIDLRIGDAAATLDALLAERGPEGFDLVFIDADKANYLRYYETSLALLRPGGLLVVDNTLFFGRVADPAAADPETAGVRELNRVLHRDPRVELSLLVMADGITLVRKR, via the coding sequence ATGGCCGACCAGACGACCGTCACCCCCGACCTGCTCGCCTACGTCCGGGAGGTCTCGCTCCGCGACGACGACCTGCTCAGGGAGCTGCGGGAGACCACCGCGGGCCTGCCCGGCGGGACCGCCATGCAGGTGATGGCGGAGGAGGGCCAACTGCTGGCCCTGCTGGTCGGGTTGACGGGGGCGCGGACGGTGCTGGAGGTCGGCACCTTCACCGGCTACAGCACCCTGTGCATGGCCCGCGCGCTCCCGGCCGACGGGGTGCTGGTGTCCTGCGACATCGAGGAGCGGTGGCCGGCCATCGGCGCCGACTTCTGGAAGCGGGACGGGGTCGACGCGCGCATCGACCTGCGGATCGGCGACGCGGCCGCGACGCTGGACGCGCTGCTGGCGGAGCGCGGGCCGGAGGGCTTCGACCTGGTGTTCATCGACGCGGACAAGGCCAACTACCTGCGCTACTACGAGACTTCGCTGGCCCTGCTGCGCCCCGGCGGTCTGCTCGTGGTCGACAACACCCTCTTCTTCGGCCGGGTCGCCGATCCGGCCGCCGCGGACCCGGAGACCGCCGGGGTCCGGGAGCTGAACCGGGTGCTGCACCGCGACCCCCGGGTGGAGCTGTCGCTGCTGGTGATGGCCGACGGGATCACCCTGGTCCGCAAGCGCTGA
- a CDS encoding HAD family hydrolase, whose translation MAGSVTVKCLVWDLDGTLWQGTLLEDGEVHLPEEVRKVVIELDSRGILQSVASRNDHEHAWARLEAFGLAEYFVLPEIGWGAKSESVRRIADRLNFALGTVAFVDDRPAERAEVAFHLPEVRCYPAEQVLDLPGLAEFTPGTSTVDSRRRRSMYQAGFRRDAERAAAPGTDEEFLRSLDLRMRIARATGEELSRVEELTLRTSQMNATGVHYPDAVLRGLIADPRHEVLVVTLTDRFGPHGAVGVLLLERHPGLWHLKLLATSCRVVAYGAGATLLNWLADAAARSGAHLVADFRATERNRMMEIAYRFAGFEGLDEAPCPCAAVLAPAPGEPGLQRLHLAPGPRVVSTVVSVDAPDLDAPEPDGPSAAP comes from the coding sequence ATGGCCGGGAGCGTCACCGTCAAGTGCCTGGTCTGGGACCTGGACGGCACCCTCTGGCAGGGCACCCTGCTGGAGGACGGCGAGGTGCACCTGCCGGAGGAGGTGCGCAAGGTGGTGATCGAGCTCGACTCCCGCGGCATCCTGCAGTCCGTCGCCAGCCGCAACGACCACGAGCACGCCTGGGCCCGGCTGGAGGCGTTCGGCCTGGCCGAGTACTTCGTGCTGCCGGAGATCGGGTGGGGCGCCAAGTCCGAGTCGGTGCGCCGGATCGCCGACCGGCTGAACTTCGCGCTCGGCACCGTGGCCTTCGTCGACGACCGGCCCGCCGAACGCGCCGAGGTCGCCTTCCACCTGCCCGAGGTCCGCTGCTACCCGGCCGAGCAGGTCCTCGACCTGCCCGGGCTCGCCGAGTTCACCCCGGGGACCAGCACCGTCGACTCCCGGCGGCGGCGCAGCATGTACCAGGCGGGCTTCCGCCGCGACGCCGAGCGGGCGGCCGCCCCCGGCACCGACGAGGAGTTCCTGCGCTCCCTGGACCTGCGGATGCGGATCGCCCGGGCCACCGGCGAGGAACTGTCCCGGGTCGAGGAACTCACCCTGCGCACCAGCCAGATGAACGCGACCGGGGTCCACTACCCGGACGCGGTGCTGCGCGGCCTGATCGCCGACCCCCGGCACGAGGTCCTGGTGGTCACCCTCACCGACCGGTTCGGCCCGCACGGCGCGGTCGGCGTCCTGCTGCTGGAGCGGCACCCGGGCCTGTGGCACCTCAAGCTGCTCGCCACCTCCTGCCGGGTCGTCGCCTACGGCGCGGGCGCGACCCTGCTGAACTGGCTGGCCGACGCCGCCGCCCGCTCCGGGGCCCACCTGGTCGCGGACTTCCGGGCGACCGAACGCAACCGGATGATGGAGATCGCCTACCGGTTCGCGGGCTTCGAGGGCCTGGACGAGGCCCCGTGCCCGTGCGCCGCGGTCCTCGCACCGGCGCCGGGGGAGCCCGGGCTCCAGCGCCTGCACCTGGCCCCCGGCCCGCGGGTGGTGTCCACCGTCGTCAGCGTGGACGCCCCCGACCTGGACGCTCCAGAGCCGGACGGGCCATCGGCGGCGCCGTGA
- a CDS encoding acyl-CoA dehydrogenase family protein, with the protein MGDDLGGAMTAVTLRVGDLAEEWDRTGLIPSDLLRGLGAEGRLCAEVPEQYGGWGLSSTHSGAYTAHVGSLCSSLRSVMTSQGMAAWTIQRLGTAEQAALHLPRLTGGALAAVGFSEPGAGSDLAAMTTTVRRVGDQVVVDGHKKWVTAAHYADLLVVVGRHEDGAVAVVVPADAPGVRIERIADPLGCRAAGHADVHLDGVRLPADSVLGGHGLPTALLVTTALAYGRMSVAWGCVGILRACLAAATAHAAGREQFGRPLAEHQLVAGHLADLYTAEQVAVRVCEHASRCWDEGSPDQVVATVLAKHVGATQAARGAATAVQVLASAGSRDGNAVARAYRDAKLMEIIEGSNELCRLMLAQHALSLPGAP; encoded by the coding sequence GTGGGTGACGACCTGGGCGGCGCGATGACCGCCGTCACCCTGCGGGTCGGCGACCTGGCGGAGGAGTGGGACCGGACCGGCCTCATCCCGTCGGACCTGCTGCGCGGACTGGGCGCCGAGGGGCGGCTGTGCGCCGAAGTGCCGGAGCAGTACGGCGGTTGGGGGCTCAGCAGCACGCACAGCGGCGCGTACACCGCCCACGTGGGGAGCCTGTGCAGCTCGCTGCGCAGCGTGATGACCTCCCAGGGCATGGCGGCGTGGACCATCCAGCGCCTGGGCACCGCCGAGCAGGCGGCCCTCCACCTGCCCCGGCTGACCGGCGGCGCGCTGGCGGCGGTCGGCTTCAGCGAGCCCGGCGCCGGCAGCGACCTCGCCGCGATGACCACGACCGTCCGCCGGGTCGGCGACCAGGTCGTCGTCGACGGGCACAAGAAGTGGGTGACCGCCGCCCACTACGCCGACCTGCTGGTCGTCGTCGGCCGCCACGAGGACGGGGCGGTGGCCGTCGTGGTGCCCGCCGACGCGCCCGGCGTCCGGATCGAGCGGATCGCCGACCCGCTCGGCTGCCGCGCGGCCGGCCACGCCGACGTGCACCTCGACGGGGTGCGGCTGCCGGCCGACAGCGTCCTGGGCGGCCACGGGCTCCCGACCGCCCTGCTGGTGACGACCGCGCTGGCCTACGGGCGGATGTCCGTCGCCTGGGGGTGCGTGGGCATCCTGCGGGCCTGCCTGGCGGCGGCCACCGCGCACGCCGCCGGACGGGAGCAGTTCGGCCGGCCGCTCGCCGAGCACCAGCTCGTCGCCGGGCACCTCGCCGACCTCTACACGGCCGAGCAGGTGGCCGTGCGGGTCTGCGAGCACGCCAGCCGCTGCTGGGACGAGGGGTCGCCGGACCAGGTGGTGGCGACCGTGCTGGCCAAGCACGTCGGCGCGACCCAGGCCGCCCGGGGCGCGGCGACGGCCGTCCAGGTGCTGGCCTCGGCCGGCTCCCGGGACGGGAACGCGGTCGCCCGGGCGTACCGGGACGCCAAGCTGATGGAGATCATCGAGGGCAGCAACGAGCTGTGCCGGCTGATGCTGGCGCAGCACGCCCTCTCCTTGCCGGGGGCACCGTGA
- a CDS encoding acyl carrier protein → MSTPDTPDTHTLEKELLEFLEGRTGTAWDADTDLFEAGGLSSLFAMQLVVHLEKSYAVAVRGADLRLDNFRTVRRMAALVTRLREPAGGPRG, encoded by the coding sequence ATGAGCACGCCCGACACGCCCGACACCCACACCCTGGAGAAGGAGCTGCTGGAGTTCCTGGAAGGACGCACCGGCACCGCCTGGGACGCCGACACCGACCTGTTCGAGGCCGGCGGGCTGTCGTCCCTCTTCGCCATGCAGTTGGTGGTGCACCTGGAGAAGAGCTACGCCGTCGCCGTCCGCGGCGCGGACCTGCGGCTGGACAACTTCCGCACCGTGCGGCGGATGGCCGCGCTGGTGACCCGGCTCCGGGAGCCCGCCGGAGGTCCGCGTGGGTGA
- a CDS encoding 3-hydroxyacyl-CoA dehydrogenase family protein, which translates to MTTAPHDDSHPSPQQRHVLTVLGAGVMGVGITVLALGHGLPVHLVDVDRERLDRAAELIEGELRLAELMGALPAGTAPGTLATGTSLKAAAGATAVVEAVTENAGVKAAVLAEVSGLVRPGTLLITNTSSIPVDELAGALERPEELVGTHFMNPPYLIGTAEVVRGARTGEPAMAAVADLLTALRRRAVVVRDAPGFVTSRILHPMINDAARVVEEGTASVEDVDTLMQGCLGHPTGPLRTADLIGIDNLVDSLTVLHERTGDDGCRPAGLLLRLVREGRLGRKSGRGFYDYT; encoded by the coding sequence TTGACCACCGCCCCGCACGACGACTCCCACCCGTCCCCCCAGCAGCGGCACGTCCTCACCGTGCTGGGCGCCGGGGTGATGGGCGTGGGAATCACCGTCCTCGCCCTCGGGCACGGCCTGCCGGTCCACCTGGTCGACGTCGACCGGGAGCGGCTCGACCGGGCCGCGGAGCTGATCGAGGGCGAACTCCGGCTGGCCGAGCTGATGGGCGCGCTGCCCGCCGGGACGGCCCCCGGCACCCTGGCCACCGGCACCTCGCTCAAGGCCGCCGCCGGAGCCACCGCCGTCGTCGAGGCGGTCACCGAGAACGCCGGGGTCAAGGCCGCCGTCCTGGCCGAGGTCTCCGGGCTGGTCCGGCCCGGGACCCTGCTGATCACCAACACCTCCTCCATCCCCGTCGACGAACTCGCCGGGGCCCTGGAGCGGCCGGAGGAACTGGTCGGCACCCACTTCATGAACCCGCCCTACCTGATCGGCACCGCGGAAGTGGTCCGCGGCGCCAGGACCGGGGAGCCCGCGATGGCCGCCGTGGCGGACCTGCTGACGGCCCTGCGGCGGCGGGCGGTGGTCGTCCGGGACGCGCCCGGCTTCGTCACCAGCCGCATCCTGCACCCGATGATCAACGACGCGGCCCGGGTGGTGGAGGAGGGCACGGCGAGCGTCGAGGACGTCGACACCCTGATGCAGGGCTGCCTGGGACACCCCACCGGCCCGCTGCGCACCGCGGACCTGATCGGCATCGACAACCTCGTCGACTCCCTCACCGTGCTGCACGAGCGCACCGGCGACGACGGCTGCCGCCCCGCCGGACTGCTGCTCCGGCTGGTCCGCGAGGGCCGGCTGGGCCGCAAGTCCGGGCGCGGCTTCTACGACTACACCTGA